DNA from Mucilaginibacter mallensis:
CGAACGGTTGCCCGCAATTAACATATTGCTGTCCAAACCCACCCTATATAAATAAACACCACCGCCTATAATAAAGCTTCCGGCTGAGATAAGTTGTTTTTCGCTTTGCTCAAAGGCTGCTTTACCCGAAAACTGATTGCCATTAAAAACATAGCTTCCCTCTGCGCCAACTTGAGAAACCGAAAGGTTGGGGTAAAGGGTAATAGGTTGATTGTATAAGCCGCCGCTATAAAAGCCGCTATATTTTTGCAGAAATATGTCAAGCATAAAATGAGTGCTGTAATTATGGATCTGAAGATCATTCAGATTTGTTTTGCCATATTCTTTACCTTTTAGCGGTATTAATCCAAAATCATAAGTAGCATTAATAATGGTGTTTTTGAGAGCAAAGCCGAAACCTACATTTAGCGGATAATTGGCATTGTAAGTTTTACTGCCATTTACAACCTGAATAGTATTGGTTGATACATACCCTTGCAGCAATATTTTTTGTTCATAAGTCTTTATGTAAGAGGTATCTACTTTCGCAGTTTGCGCCATAGCGGTGTAAGTAGCCATAAACAACATGAAAATAGTAAAGATAAATTTCATGTTGAGATCAATTAGCTATCACGTATGTTAAGAATTTCACCTGTGTGTTGATAATAACTATTGGAAATATACGGAATTAAGCCGGGTAGGTAAACTATCAGATAGCGGATTTTTTTGTTCTATACTGTTGCTATATCATGTAACATCCCCAAAAATCTGGCGTCTTATCAGTATGCCTTTTTATTCTGAATATCAGGTTCGCAGTCCGCTTTCTGCCTTTATTAAAAAACTCTGGACGCTCGATAATTCCGGTAGCAGACTGGAAACCGGGGAACGCGCTGTATTACCAAACGGTTGCTTTACCATTGCTTTTATCAGGGGTAACGGTATATTGGTCAAAACCCGGCTTACAGATACTTTGCTTAGTCCGGGTGTCTATTTCGTTGGGCAGCTTACCGGGAGTATCACCGTAAACCTATTGCCTCATACAAAAGCCATCATGGTGCAGCTTTTTGCCTGGGCACCCGTTCACTTCAGCAAAGCTCCTCTGTCAACTTATACCGACAAGGTAGTTCCGCTTACAGATCCTGTGATCAATATTGACATACTTAATAACCCGGCAATCACCCTGGCTGTACACCGGGCTTTCGTTGATCATTTTCGGCACAACAAAAACACTTTCCTGATACAGCAGGCCTGCCTTTTACTGGCCGGCGCAGGTGGTGCCCTTACTGTCGGCAACCTTGCCGCGCAACTTGGCTGTTCAGAAAGGCAGCTTCAGAAACAGTTTAAACAACATGTAGGGCTCAGCCCTAAAGCATTCGCCATTATTCTCAGGCTTCGTAACGCGGTTGATGACATCGCTTATCCACGACAGGCGCATATACTGCTCAGCAGCCTTGCGCTTGAGAATAATTTTTACGACCAGGCACATTTCATTAATACCTTTCAGTCCATTGTCGGTATGTCCCCTGCAAAATTCGATAAAACGGCATATCTGCTGGCTTTCAAAAAATAGATCTGTTCGGGTTTTTCCAATTTTTGCTGATGGTCCCCGGCTAATTTTGTGCAACACTGAAAGTTTTGATTGGGCTTTAGTGTTAATGAGTAGCTCCCTGCCAGGCGGGGGGCTTTTTTCGTTGCTGTAGTGGGAGACTACAAGCATATTGGTCTGAAGCTGGAAGCTTCGGACAGCGGAGAACATATTCCATAGCTGCTATTTGATTTTACCTAAATAACCTCCACATAGTTGCTGATAAACTTTGCCAGTTGTTCCTGTTCGGTTACACTAAATTCATTGCCATCATATATCCAGTAGCCCTGAGCGTCAAATAATATCCGGCCTAAATAATCCGGGTTGTCATAGGCAACAAATAATTCATAACTCAATACTTTCCCTTCAGTTTTTATAGCAGGAATAATCCTTACTACTTCATCCGGTCCGCTTTTACGCTTTACCCAGGCTTTGGCCTCCTTAAATAAATAAGTATTGTTCATCATATCAGTTCAATTACAAACGATAAAACAAATGTGAAAAATATTTTGTGATCTTTCATATAAATTACTAAAAATATTAGTATTGATTTGTGCGGAAATTACTTGATGTTTTATTTTGGAGGGATCAGACTAGAAACATGTTGGTATGATTGGAAAACTCCGGACAGCGGGAGAAAAAATCCATATTTATCAAACCATTTAATATAGGAGTTAAAAAGTGTTAAAGATTGAAAACTTAGTTGTGAAGCTAAGAATACATACCTATTTTTATTTCAAATGCGTTTGCAACCCGTATCGGAATTAATAAACCTTAAAAGCGGAACGGCCATCTTATCAAAATAGTTATGAGTTATCTTAACAAAGGGTTTGTTCGGCTATTTGCCTGCATTTTGCTCGTTTTATTCAGCATTGAAGCCAATGCGCAGGTGTCATTGATCCAAAATGCGATTGATAAGCTGGAAGGCTATAAAAACTTCAGCTATCAGTGTATTGAAAAAACACTTGACTATACTACTGACACTACAACAAAACAACATAAGGATATATTTCAAAAGGCGCCTGGTGATGAAAACTTTGGTTACTTATTCAGCCTCGAAACGCAGGAAATTGGCAAAAGTTACCATGTTATAGACCTGTATAACGGCCAAAACGTAATATCCATATTTCCTGATGACAGCGCTTATCAGTTTGCCGACATTAAGAAATATGCGATGCAATCCACAACTTCGACACTGCCCGGGTTTTTGAAATGGTTAAAGGGAAGACCTGAAAAGAAACCATCGGAAATGGGCAGGGATACAGCTATAAATGGCACTTTTTGCTATCATTCAATTTTTCATATTTATGATACTACTATTAACAAGGAACATTATCATACCGATATAGATGTGTTTATTAATAAGTTATCAGGTTTGCCTAACCGTATAATAATGAGGGAAAAAGTGCCATTATTTGGTAATGTTACAAACTACTATGTAGCCAACCAGTATTCCAATTATAAATTTAACCAGGAAAATATCGATATAGCTGCCATGACCGTCCCCAATGGGTTTCACCCGCCAAAGGATCAGGCTGTATTACCCCTATTAGCGCCCGGAACAGTTGCGCCGGATTGGACACTGTACACTACCGATGGCAAACAGCTATCACTGGCGCAGCTGAAGGGCAAAGTAGTATTAATGGACTTCTTTTTTATTGGCTGCGGCGGTTGTATGGCGTCCCTTCAATCGCTGGATAAGATTTATGGGAAATATAAAGATCGAAATTTTGTATTGGTAAGCATCAGCAACAGGGATAGCAGGAAAGCGGTAACGGGATTTAAAAAAAATTACCATATAAAAAATCCTGTATGCGGCGATGGAGCTGATGTAGCCAAAGCATATCATTTGCCGGGCGCCCCTCTTTTTTATTATATCGATAAGGAAGGAAAAATAGCGAATGTAATATTCGGATATTATGACGACTTTGAGTCAAAAACCACGTCGCTAATTGATAGTTTGTTGAGTAAATAGGTAAGCGGTTTTTTTAGATAGAAAATTTATCCAACCATCCTTCCTGCTGGCACACGCGTACCGCGTGTGTGGCAAGTGAGAATATTTATTTCTTAGTATAAAAAAGGTATTCAGCTGTATATGGTTGTTCTAACAGCTGCCCTTTATGCTGCCCGTCGGCTGTAGCCGGGGCTTTGCCACCCTGTGTATTTATCCTTTGGATAAAAACAACCGGGATAAATTTACCTGTTCCGCCCGGTGTTATTCCTTTCAGCAATAACCATGGTATAGCAGTACTATCGGGCGAGTCGGCCTGCTGCAATTTGGCACCGCTAATTGTTGAGCCATCGGTACTTTCCCATGTGGGTTTTTTTGCCGGATTTAGATAATGTTTTCCAATTAATTTGCGGTAATTAACGGCAGCATATAAGTTGGCACGTGGTTCTGAAAAGGTCCATACATAACGGGAAGTGTCTTTGGGATCCTGCGTGCAAATATACACCTGTACACCTTTAGCATAGGCATGCATAATCAGTTTGTAATCGTCAGTAACTTTTATATTCGCCGGAACTTCCTGCGTTTGTGCAAAGCCCCCCAGGGTGCAGATCATCAGCAATAATGACAAAATAGTACGGCTCATGTTTTTGTAGTTAAATTACACGAAAATATGAAAAAATCAGGGCTTTTATGTAATCGGAGACTACATGCATATTGGTCCGAAGTTTTAAACTTCGGACAGCGGGGACACGTAGTTAACTACAGCAAGAAGTACCTTGTTGTACAGGGGGACATTTTACCGTTCCATAACTGCAAAATACACAGCAATCGCCAGTAAGTGGCTTTAGGTTTGTATGACACTTTTCACATTCATAAAAGTACTGGCAGGAATCTGTGGGCATTGTTTCTTCTTTTTGATGACCGCATTTCGGGCAGGTTAGTACAGATTGTGATTGAATCTCTTTGGTCATGATATTTTGATTGAATTTATTTAATAGGTGTGACCTGGTATAGCACATGCTGGCGCATGTGTGCCGCATGTGCTACAATTATACTAGTCTCCTAATTCATCCCGTCCGGTTGAAAATCCAATGAAACAGAATTCATGCAGAACCTTTTGTGCGTTGGTGCTGGGCCATCATCAAATATATGCCCTAAGTGCGAGCCGCATCGGGCGCAGATCACTTCGGTGCGTTCCATGCCTAATGAATTATCGGCCTTATAGATCACACTGTTCTTCCTGATCGGTTCAAAAAAGCTGGGCCAGCCGCAATCGCTCGCAAACTTAGCATCCGAGCGGAACAATACATTGCCACATACCGCACAGTAATAGGTACCCTTTGCATTGCTGTTCCAGAATTTCCCGGTGAAAGGGCGCTCGGTATCCTGCTCGCGGGCAACGGCATACAGGTCGGGAGGCAATATCTTTTTCCATTCGGAATTGCTCACCTTTAGGGGCTTGGTATCGGTGTTGGAATAATAGGGGTTGTTCTCGTGTCCTTTGTCTGACTTAAATTGCTGCGCATGAGCACCTGTAATGGAGCTAATTACAATAGCGATTAATATAATTGCTGATCTCATTTTAGTTTGTCTTTAAATACCTTTTTAAATTTATCCAGTTCGGGCTGTATCACATATTTGCAATAAGGCTTGTTGCCATTTTGATTAAAATAGTCCTGGTGATAATCCTCAGCCTTGTAAAAAGCGGTGTAGGGCGTTACCTGGGTTACTATTTTGTTTTTATAGGCCTTTTCTTCATTCAGCTTATTAATATAATAATCGGCCTTTTGTTTTTGGAAGGCGTTATGGTAAAAGATAGCCGAGCGGTATTGTGTGCCCACGTCGTTACCCTGGCGGTTAAGCTGTGTGGGGTCGTGCGCTACAAAAAAGGCAGCCAGCAGCTCATCATAAGTAATTACAGAGGGATCGTAAATAATGTTACAAGCCTCGGCATGGCCGGTTGCGCCTGTGCAAACCTGTTGATAAGTTGGGTTGGCCACATGCCCGCCAGCATAGCCGGATACAACCTTTTTTACACCCTTTAATTGCTGAAATTTGGCTTCGGTACACCAAAAGCAACCGGTGGCAAATGTGGCGGTATCAATGGTCGGCTTAAAATGGGTTTTACTGTTGTGCAATGGTGTTGCCGCAAATGCGGTAACCCCGGTAGTTAGTAAAATGGCTAATAAATAAATTATCTTTTTCATATAGATGTTAAGGGCCGTAATTATGGGTATAAACGTAAAAAATATGCGCTCGTATTTGCTAAGTACGCTTCAATTATATTAAAAGCAGCGTTTGCACACAATTGTGATGTTAGGCTGACAAATACAATCTTAACCTTTGCCAAAGGTTAAGATTAATTACCTTTATCCTATGGCAAACCTTAAACTTTTTATGTTATTATTAGGCTGCAAGCCCCCCGGCAGGCATACCGAGCAGCACGATGTTTTCTTTGGGATCGCAGCTTCACTTAATGAGCTTGTACCACAGATAAAAGCTTTCTGGCCCGAGCCGGAGAAGATACATATTGATGCCTGGCGCGAAGTAAATACCGTAGATGGCTTTGAGATGAAAATAATTGCAAAAGATGCGAATCACATCGGCACAACTGAACCTACTAATAAGTTATTCTTCATTAATCTTGGTGGCTACCAGGAAAACCGGTTTGAGGAACAGCATTACGTTTTACTTACAGTTAAAACCGACAGGGCACTGGCGTTTAAAGAGGCCAAAGAAACCTTGTTCTTTAAACATAATCATTTTGAAGGCGGAAACCCACATATTGATGATAAATACGGTATTGATGTGGATGACCTTTACCAGATCGAGGAAATATTATCCCCCGAATTAAAAGAGCAATACACCATAGAATTGGTACCGGCATCAGGCTTATTGGAAGACCCAATCTCGCTAGGCTATTTGAAATTGAGCTCGCTGGTATAACATAAAAAAGCCTGGTACCTCTACCAGGCTTAAGCAACCTAACCTATAAATTACCGCTCGCGACGGCAATGCTATTTTGCGCTTTGATCAAACAAATACTTAACCTTATACTCCTGTATAGAGGCATCGTATTTAGTTAACTCATTGTCGCATTGAAATTCGCTTTCAATTGTATACTTGAATTTGGTGTTTTGGGCATACGTTTTTTCGAGATCTTTAATAGTTAAAGGCTCAACAGCATCTTTAACCGATGCGCTGAAATAAAAGCTATCTACAGGTTTTTCGCCTTTGCCTTGCTGTACTAATTTTGGGTGACTATAGATGTAGAAATCCTTTGTATCGATGATCTTATAGTCAACATTATTATAAAAGCGGTAATCGCTGTTATTGGCGTGGTAGCCAAATATTTCATTTTTCATGAATACCTGCTTTTTGCCATCGTGCCAAACCGTTACTTTGCCGCCACCCAAAAAATCATTCAGAGTAATGTGATTTGCATCGCTGCCGTTGGTTTCGAAACTTAATTTATGGTTTACATAATCATCAGCAGTAAGGTATAAACCCATTGCTTTATCCTGTGCAAAGGACCGTGTTGCAAAGGAGGCTATCGCTAAAAAGGCGATAATTAATTTGAAATTTTTCATTTTCTTAAAATTTAATCTGTCAGTTATCAGGGGTTAAATGAGGGTGCCGGTAACTGACAAACAGCACCCTCATTGCATTTAAAATCTTACGATCAGGTCCATCGCTGCTGTGTACTGATCTTTTTTAGTGCCATTGTCATATGGTGTTATGCCATCAGCGTAGGCACGTTCGTATCTTATTTCAGGGCGTATTCTTATATAGTCATTAAAGTAGTGAACAAAACCTATGGTGTGGCTTGAGTACCATGTTGCATAGCCTGTTCTGCCGCCTTGCGGATCATTTAAAGCATCGTTACGGATGGAGAAATAGTTTTTAGGTGAAACGAAGATCTGGAAGTAGTTTACGATGCCTATCGCGTTCTCTGTTCCGGGTATCAGGTTACCCGGGCCAACACCGGTGAGAAATTGCTGCGCAGGACCGTTAATTACTGTACCGCCGGTAAGCGCATGGTATTGCCACATGTAATAAGCTTCCGTCATCATGTGGAAGGTTTCATTAAACTTGTGTCCCCAGGTTGCAACTACCATTTGCAGGTCGTCGTGCTGGCGGGTGTAAT
Protein-coding regions in this window:
- a CDS encoding DUF4421 family protein, producing the protein MKFIFTIFMLFMATYTAMAQTAKVDTSYIKTYEQKILLQGYVSTNTIQVVNGSKTYNANYPLNVGFGFALKNTIINATYDFGLIPLKGKEYGKTNLNDLQIHNYSTHFMLDIFLQKYSGFYSGGLYNQPITLYPNLSVSQVGAEGSYVFNGNQFSGKAAFEQSEKQLISAGSFIIGGGVYLYRVGLDSNMLIAGNRSVRDLQLGLNLGYVYSWVLGDFWLLSGMAKIGANGGNQQQYAGTGNLKIYPTAFARGSATYAKPNWAVSYLMLINDKSVYAFGNRFDIASINFQLSYVRHLNSIFKRKKNI
- a CDS encoding helix-turn-helix transcriptional regulator, which translates into the protein MPFYSEYQVRSPLSAFIKKLWTLDNSGSRLETGERAVLPNGCFTIAFIRGNGILVKTRLTDTLLSPGVYFVGQLTGSITVNLLPHTKAIMVQLFAWAPVHFSKAPLSTYTDKVVPLTDPVINIDILNNPAITLAVHRAFVDHFRHNKNTFLIQQACLLLAGAGGALTVGNLAAQLGCSERQLQKQFKQHVGLSPKAFAIILRLRNAVDDIAYPRQAHILLSSLALENNFYDQAHFINTFQSIVGMSPAKFDKTAYLLAFKK
- a CDS encoding peroxiredoxin family protein, which translates into the protein MSYLNKGFVRLFACILLVLFSIEANAQVSLIQNAIDKLEGYKNFSYQCIEKTLDYTTDTTTKQHKDIFQKAPGDENFGYLFSLETQEIGKSYHVIDLYNGQNVISIFPDDSAYQFADIKKYAMQSTTSTLPGFLKWLKGRPEKKPSEMGRDTAINGTFCYHSIFHIYDTTINKEHYHTDIDVFINKLSGLPNRIIMREKVPLFGNVTNYYVANQYSNYKFNQENIDIAAMTVPNGFHPPKDQAVLPLLAPGTVAPDWTLYTTDGKQLSLAQLKGKVVLMDFFFIGCGGCMASLQSLDKIYGKYKDRNFVLVSISNRDSRKAVTGFKKNYHIKNPVCGDGADVAKAYHLPGAPLFYYIDKEGKIANVIFGYYDDFESKTTSLIDSLLSK
- a CDS encoding DUF3455 domain-containing protein codes for the protein MSRTILSLLLMICTLGGFAQTQEVPANIKVTDDYKLIMHAYAKGVQVYICTQDPKDTSRYVWTFSEPRANLYAAVNYRKLIGKHYLNPAKKPTWESTDGSTISGAKLQQADSPDSTAIPWLLLKGITPGGTGKFIPVVFIQRINTQGGKAPATADGQHKGQLLEQPYTAEYLFYTKK
- a CDS encoding GDCCVxC domain-containing (seleno)protein; its protein translation is MTKEIQSQSVLTCPKCGHQKEETMPTDSCQYFYECEKCHTNLKPLTGDCCVFCSYGTVKCPPVQQGTSCCS
- the msrB gene encoding peptide-methionine (R)-S-oxide reductase MsrB; this translates as MRSAIILIAIVISSITGAHAQQFKSDKGHENNPYYSNTDTKPLKVSNSEWKKILPPDLYAVAREQDTERPFTGKFWNSNAKGTYYCAVCGNVLFRSDAKFASDCGWPSFFEPIRKNSVIYKADNSLGMERTEVICARCGSHLGHIFDDGPAPTHKRFCMNSVSLDFQPDGMN
- the msrA gene encoding peptide-methionine (S)-S-oxide reductase MsrA codes for the protein MKKIIYLLAILLTTGVTAFAATPLHNSKTHFKPTIDTATFATGCFWCTEAKFQQLKGVKKVVSGYAGGHVANPTYQQVCTGATGHAEACNIIYDPSVITYDELLAAFFVAHDPTQLNRQGNDVGTQYRSAIFYHNAFQKQKADYYINKLNEEKAYKNKIVTQVTPYTAFYKAEDYHQDYFNQNGNKPYCKYVIQPELDKFKKVFKDKLK
- a CDS encoding DUF1543 domain-containing protein, translated to MANLKLFMLLLGCKPPGRHTEQHDVFFGIAASLNELVPQIKAFWPEPEKIHIDAWREVNTVDGFEMKIIAKDANHIGTTEPTNKLFFINLGGYQENRFEEQHYVLLTVKTDRALAFKEAKETLFFKHNHFEGGNPHIDDKYGIDVDDLYQIEEILSPELKEQYTIELVPASGLLEDPISLGYLKLSSLV